In Pseudobacter ginsenosidimutans, the following are encoded in one genomic region:
- a CDS encoding T9SS type A sorting domain-containing protein yields MHFRNSLLLLCCLTGFQCLQAQSFQKILRKSDNSSHYCRKLLRLSDTEYAFLTSTELYRIDQQGAILKQVNIGHNGYDLQDLGQLTNGLTVIAGGLYTGTQPAIKLTRLDANGQVLRELAFDISSSFDNLRLVPSTNNRFFLVFVQVEQQRRHPAVMYFDQDFNILWERHLGFDVYNEMNAIAGNNGGVEFLHMSPGDMALHHFKCDTDGNITEQPVAFTGPQEALTIIRRVIKTPNGGYLYSGVQLTGVKNDDILLLKTDDKGNTEWVKKHDFYLGDIDDGITVTGDGYMILARVGYTSGDLNQNNTDMALVKLDAAGETVWIKSYGSPAMDYSRSLLIDKDGNIFIGGQSTTYYTILTEPVLLKTNVDGIFPEYTFPHPLLNPSGIVSTNTDPHSPIQRLTNGALLPDGGMVMAASLLHPGTDEMRPYITRADAKGNVIWHQEAPGNGVQSVMMKPMKDGSFLSITEVRNPLFVNDYFVSKLDADGRISWTKKVYANYIKDAVMAPDGGYLLCGMEHEGTGSTVRMLCVIKLNQQGDEQWKYKHRLNSKWIYGRSIQITPDNQILVTGFMQEMQDPACATYLSKLDLQGTLQWYKTFPRGNNMAVGNKVIVTSTNDYLVTGYVRYPGEPGKQDLLLLKTDATGRLLWEKEYHIDKMDAGISVIEYGGQYYIAGTTGQPEFGAKESFGVLFRTDVNGMQKGFTAFGNKGNTLTCTDLYSDTQKKFHFMGTVQQPFGTERPFQAVLEPDVVLSITDPTNDRSVQLYPMPATNTAFALIDHSYTGPVQVSITGISGVQFYNHTFRKTQQQFRIPLPVAGYVNGVYLVELRMGHFRITKKLVIGK; encoded by the coding sequence ATGCACTTCCGGAATTCCCTTTTATTATTGTGCTGCCTGACCGGTTTTCAATGCTTGCAGGCCCAGTCATTCCAGAAGATCCTGCGCAAATCCGACAACTCCTCCCATTATTGCAGGAAGCTCTTGCGACTAAGTGATACGGAATACGCTTTTCTCACCAGTACCGAATTATATCGAATCGATCAACAGGGCGCCATACTCAAACAGGTAAACATCGGACATAACGGTTACGACCTGCAGGATCTCGGGCAACTCACAAATGGGCTAACAGTGATCGCAGGCGGACTGTATACAGGCACGCAGCCGGCCATCAAACTGACCAGGCTGGATGCGAACGGCCAGGTGCTCCGTGAACTGGCTTTCGATATCAGCAGCAGCTTTGATAACCTGCGCCTGGTGCCTTCCACCAACAATCGTTTCTTCCTGGTATTTGTACAAGTAGAACAACAACGCAGGCATCCTGCTGTGATGTACTTCGACCAGGATTTCAATATCCTGTGGGAAAGACATCTGGGCTTTGATGTGTACAATGAAATGAATGCAATTGCCGGCAACAATGGCGGTGTGGAATTCCTGCATATGAGCCCCGGTGATATGGCGCTTCATCATTTCAAATGCGATACAGATGGCAATATCACCGAACAACCTGTAGCATTCACCGGACCACAGGAGGCACTTACCATCATCAGGCGTGTGATCAAAACTCCCAATGGCGGCTATCTCTACTCCGGGGTACAACTCACCGGTGTCAAAAATGATGATATCCTCCTGCTTAAAACAGATGATAAAGGAAATACCGAGTGGGTAAAAAAACATGATTTCTATCTCGGCGACATCGATGATGGTATTACGGTTACTGGTGATGGTTACATGATCCTGGCGCGCGTGGGATATACTTCCGGCGACCTGAACCAGAACAACACAGACATGGCCCTGGTAAAACTGGACGCCGCCGGTGAAACAGTCTGGATAAAATCATATGGTTCACCGGCGATGGATTACAGCCGCAGCCTGCTGATTGATAAAGATGGCAACATCTTCATTGGCGGACAATCCACCACTTACTACACGATACTCACCGAACCCGTATTACTCAAAACAAATGTTGATGGAATTTTCCCTGAATATACTTTTCCGCATCCCCTGCTCAATCCTTCAGGGATCGTAAGCACCAATACAGATCCGCACAGCCCCATTCAGCGCCTGACCAACGGAGCCCTTCTGCCAGATGGCGGCATGGTGATGGCTGCATCCCTGCTCCACCCGGGCACCGACGAAATGCGCCCATACATCACCCGCGCCGATGCGAAGGGCAATGTGATCTGGCACCAGGAAGCTCCTGGTAACGGTGTTCAGAGCGTAATGATGAAACCCATGAAAGACGGCAGCTTCCTCTCCATAACAGAAGTCAGGAACCCGCTTTTCGTCAATGACTACTTCGTTTCAAAATTAGATGCTGATGGCAGGATCAGCTGGACTAAGAAAGTATACGCCAACTACATCAAAGATGCCGTGATGGCGCCGGACGGTGGCTACCTGCTCTGCGGCATGGAACATGAAGGCACCGGCAGCACAGTGAGGATGCTCTGCGTGATCAAACTGAACCAACAGGGAGATGAGCAGTGGAAATACAAACACCGGCTCAACAGCAAATGGATCTATGGAAGAAGCATCCAGATAACTCCCGATAATCAAATACTGGTAACCGGCTTCATGCAGGAGATGCAGGACCCTGCCTGTGCCACCTATCTCAGTAAACTGGACCTCCAGGGAACGCTTCAGTGGTACAAAACCTTTCCACGTGGCAACAATATGGCTGTGGGCAATAAAGTGATCGTTACTTCAACCAATGATTACCTGGTCACAGGCTATGTACGATATCCGGGAGAACCGGGCAAACAAGACCTGCTTTTATTGAAGACAGACGCAACCGGCAGGTTACTATGGGAGAAAGAATACCATATCGATAAGATGGATGCCGGAATAAGTGTAATCGAATACGGAGGACAATACTATATTGCCGGTACTACTGGCCAGCCTGAGTTTGGAGCAAAGGAAAGCTTTGGAGTTCTGTTCCGTACAGACGTCAACGGCATGCAGAAAGGGTTCACCGCATTTGGCAACAAAGGCAATACGCTCACCTGCACAGATCTTTATTCGGATACGCAGAAGAAATTTCATTTCATGGGCACAGTTCAGCAACCCTTCGGCACAGAGCGCCCCTTCCAGGCAGTACTGGAGCCAGATGTTGTGCTGAGCATAACTGACCCCACCAATGACCGGTCTGTGCAGCTTTATCCGATGCCAGCCACCAATACCGCTTTTGCGTTGATAGATCACAGTTATACCGGCCCTGTTCAGGTATCCATCACCGGTATCTCAGGCGTACAATTTTACAACCATACATTTCGGAAAACGCAGCAACAATTCAGGATCCCTCTACCCGTTGCCGGATATGTAAATGGGGTTTATCTGGTGGAATTAAGAATGGGCCATTTCAGGATCACCAAAAAACTGGTGATTGGAAAATAA
- a CDS encoding metallophosphoesterase family protein gives MSTRRRFIGQTIRAAMVLSAGNILQSFAPGSFELPDPDEVLLRFALASDGHYGQPKTEFEATHRTMIAWLNKEKENRGLDFTVVNGDLFHDNPEFFPQVKKVWDTLNMPWYATHGNHDKVTEEVWRESLNYGWHHSFELKDCGFVFLNTADETGKYICPNLDFTSWELRKYVFKKHTFVFMHITPFKWTDNGIDCPELIPELDVQMNLRGIFHGHDHDQDGVKENNGKHYFFDGHVGGSWGKPYYGYRIVEVLKNGDILTYQMNGVAGKQENNNTIKA, from the coding sequence ATGTCCACCCGCAGGCGTTTTATCGGCCAGACCATCCGTGCCGCCATGGTGCTCAGCGCCGGAAATATCCTCCAGTCATTCGCCCCCGGCTCCTTTGAACTGCCTGATCCGGATGAGGTGCTGCTTCGCTTCGCCCTTGCCTCCGATGGCCATTACGGACAACCAAAAACCGAATTTGAAGCCACCCACAGAACGATGATCGCCTGGCTGAACAAGGAAAAAGAAAACCGCGGGCTGGACTTCACCGTTGTGAACGGCGATCTCTTCCACGATAATCCGGAATTTTTTCCACAGGTAAAGAAAGTCTGGGATACATTGAATATGCCCTGGTATGCCACGCATGGCAACCACGACAAAGTAACGGAAGAAGTATGGAGGGAATCACTCAATTATGGCTGGCACCATTCTTTCGAATTGAAAGACTGTGGATTTGTTTTTCTCAACACAGCAGATGAGACCGGAAAATACATTTGCCCGAATCTCGATTTCACTTCCTGGGAACTGCGGAAATACGTTTTTAAGAAACATACATTCGTGTTCATGCATATCACGCCCTTCAAGTGGACCGATAACGGTATCGACTGTCCGGAGCTGATCCCTGAGCTTGATGTACAAATGAATCTAAGGGGCATCTTTCACGGGCATGACCACGACCAGGATGGTGTGAAAGAAAATAATGGAAAACATTATTTCTTTGATGGTCATGTTGGTGGCAGCTGGGGAAAACCATACTATGGTTATCGCATCGTAGAAGTATTGAAGAATGGCGATATACTCACTTACCAGATGAATGGCGTTGCAGGCAAACAGGAAAACAATAACACCATCAAAGCATAG
- a CDS encoding DUF3375 domain-containing protein has product MQQSDISELLTTSPAVQMIRMRNAHWVLPFLYQTFKSENKLSIPEPVLTSVLAEELRTHAEGTEDLEEARIEFGEDEESRARKYLLNWVQKRLLQDFPDADAVTQYQLSSHTEKVFQWLQSLEKRQFVGTESRFRFLFQTLKEMVEYTEDNSAARLEDLKNKRAEIDKEIKKLEMGYQPEVFSNAQVKERLDWFIRLSYELLSDFREVEDNFKGIHRAIVEQHTKAEASKGAIVGFAFGAYDELRKSDQGKSFYAFWDFLISRSGQEEWKQMTDSLLALLQEREIDANDNYIRNVKSLLLQQGRSVYDANDKMAEKLSRIITEKEIARHRRLRQQISSIKDLVFQLMDEPKVDAGLTTSGSAEIRMSMERKLNLMPKQAPPAVKQPANAAEKVEDLERFNRMLNTAFIDKKKLWSQVEEVLEKHQTATLREIIDTVGLEHGVGEVVSYFSFLKEKSSRVQALPDMKELIPLDKAQTHFIEVPYLLFSR; this is encoded by the coding sequence ATGCAGCAATCCGATATTTCTGAACTGTTGACCACTTCCCCCGCTGTACAAATGATCCGTATGCGTAATGCCCACTGGGTATTGCCATTCCTGTACCAGACCTTCAAATCCGAGAACAAACTGAGTATCCCGGAACCGGTACTGACCTCAGTACTGGCAGAAGAACTGCGTACCCATGCGGAAGGAACAGAGGACCTGGAAGAGGCGAGGATCGAATTTGGGGAGGACGAAGAAAGCCGGGCCCGCAAATACCTGCTCAACTGGGTACAAAAACGACTGCTCCAGGATTTTCCTGACGCAGACGCCGTAACGCAGTACCAGCTCAGCTCCCATACAGAAAAAGTTTTCCAGTGGCTGCAAAGCCTGGAAAAACGGCAGTTCGTGGGAACGGAAAGCCGTTTCCGTTTTCTCTTCCAGACACTGAAAGAAATGGTGGAATACACGGAAGATAATAGCGCTGCGCGACTGGAAGACCTGAAAAACAAAAGGGCTGAAATAGATAAAGAGATCAAGAAGCTGGAAATGGGCTATCAGCCCGAAGTGTTCAGCAATGCGCAGGTGAAAGAGCGGCTCGACTGGTTCATCCGCCTCAGCTATGAGCTACTCAGCGATTTCAGGGAGGTGGAAGATAATTTCAAAGGCATCCACCGTGCTATCGTTGAGCAACACACGAAAGCAGAGGCCAGCAAGGGCGCCATCGTCGGCTTCGCCTTCGGTGCATACGACGAGCTCCGCAAAAGTGATCAGGGCAAAAGCTTCTATGCATTCTGGGACTTCCTCATCAGCCGCAGCGGTCAGGAAGAATGGAAACAGATGACAGACAGCCTGCTGGCATTACTACAGGAACGCGAGATCGACGCCAACGATAATTATATCCGCAATGTCAAAAGCCTGCTCCTGCAGCAGGGACGCAGTGTGTATGACGCCAATGATAAGATGGCCGAGAAACTCAGCCGCATCATCACGGAGAAAGAGATCGCGCGCCACAGGCGATTGCGTCAGCAGATCAGCTCCATCAAGGACCTGGTATTTCAGTTGATGGACGAACCCAAAGTAGACGCAGGCCTCACCACCAGCGGATCAGCCGAGATAAGAATGAGTATGGAGCGAAAGCTCAATCTGATGCCCAAACAGGCGCCGCCGGCTGTGAAGCAGCCTGCCAACGCAGCTGAAAAAGTGGAGGATCTGGAACGTTTCAACCGGATGCTCAACACAGCTTTCATTGATAAAAAGAAACTATGGAGCCAGGTGGAAGAAGTGCTGGAAAAACATCAAACGGCCACTCTCCGTGAGATCATCGATACCGTTGGACTGGAACATGGAGTGGGAGAAGTGGTCAGCTATTTCAGTTTCCTCAAAGAAAAGAGCAGTCGCGTGCAGGCCCTGCCGGATATGAAAGAACTGATCCCGCTGGACAAGGCGCAGACACATTTCATCGAAGTACCGTATCTGTTGTTCAGCCGGTAA
- a CDS encoding DUF4194 domain-containing protein: MLPYTGLFIKLLKGPVEYFEKGAWEQLLNYQGELTTFLQQLGLILVLDKEDGYAYLEQMKLDEEESTAGWVRRTSINYEESVLLVLLRDMMAEFEVGEVTSRELIRKRREIKEYAELFFRENASRVKFIKELDKLIDRAEELGFLHRIEDHEIPDEQKFRIRKIIKAKVDNEVLENFKQQLQAHAANGIQHG, translated from the coding sequence ATGCTTCCATACACCGGATTATTTATTAAACTCCTGAAAGGGCCCGTGGAGTACTTTGAAAAAGGAGCCTGGGAACAGTTGCTGAATTATCAGGGAGAGCTCACAACTTTCCTGCAACAGCTGGGACTGATCCTCGTGCTCGATAAGGAAGATGGTTATGCCTACCTGGAACAAATGAAACTGGATGAAGAAGAAAGCACAGCAGGATGGGTGAGAAGGACCAGTATCAACTACGAAGAAAGTGTGCTGTTGGTATTACTCCGCGATATGATGGCGGAGTTTGAAGTAGGTGAGGTCACCAGTCGTGAGCTCATCCGAAAACGCCGCGAGATCAAGGAATATGCAGAACTCTTCTTCCGCGAGAATGCAAGTCGTGTCAAGTTCATCAAAGAGCTCGACAAGCTCATTGATCGTGCAGAAGAGCTTGGATTCCTTCATCGCATCGAAGACCATGAGATCCCCGATGAACAGAAATTCAGGATCCGTAAGATCATCAAGGCAAAAGTAGATAACGAGGTTTTGGAAAACTTTAAACAACAATTACAGGCACATGCAGCTAACGGTATTCAGCACGGATGA
- a CDS encoding ATP-binding protein, which yields MQLTVFSTDDRKSGFRLQYMEIFNWGTFDEHVWKINPGGETSLLTGANGSGKTTFVDALLTLIVPEKKYRFYNQSSGSEKKGDRTEETYIMGGYGTVATENGQGTKTLYLRESRETAYSVLLAHFANEAEQYVTLFQVRYFSGNEMKRVFAIAHKPLHIEDDFKPFDFNGNWRKRIDTQHNKGSRKMVEWFDSASRYAHRMVDVLGMQSIQALGLFNQTVGIKVLGELNGFIRTHMLEPRNMEEQFQELKKHLGTLLDAQRNIEKVEEQIRLLKPLQKSFQVYKDQADELVRAKEEIDIARLWNIYTKYNLLDTGIALGKKEIRMLQEKLTEARKSISDMLEEERQLQNQLDSNKAGQRLLQLEKDLETQENQLRQTELMLEKFNDFSKELGVDETPVDEAAFQRIVKEAERISKKLQTEIRNNDEDRWDAKDRLKRAEQEKNRIQEEFNMLQQSKHNIPGYLVTLRKDLCSALKLDTAELPFAGELMQVRSEDLEWQPALEKLLRGLATRMLVPHKHYRKVSKYVNQTNLRAKLIYEHVQDVAVPKHPEEGAIFHLLEFHPDHPLSNWVAQHIIVHMDYYCANNEKELERYDKAITVYGLIKNRSRHEKDDRPQKNDASNYVMGWNNERKREALQNRRLQLLSEIEKAGESEQRAEAKNKKLQRQVSAAGQITEQSRFELLNVSAIQRTIKKTQDQIGSLKESSDQLKVLTKQVDELLKKRTALEAERDTLVGKISVDQTRIDEMDKEQGSLEPVLNQLTAEDKEKLLQFQQKYSTELAEISLHNIQEQFFSLKEQIEDRSHKIEELVNKEGRDLDRSINKIRNPPMEILQRFTDWAADVQPFSNEREFAGEYIEWLDKLETDNLPRYKKDFERYLHDTMVYKMGELNEELSNWEQTIRQSVDVLNKSLAGINFNRLPDTYIQLGIRSVADSTVKEFRNMLLEALPQAVNWQQSSFDDKAGHFRNKVQPLINVLDEGESYRARVLDVRNWFEFWADERFRNTDELKKTYRQMGQLSGGEKAQLTYTILCSAIAYQFGITREGKNARSLRFIAVDESFSNQDEEKATYLMELCKQLHLQLLVVTPSDKIQIVEDFIAHVHLVQRVNSRNSILFNMTKMELKEKQRKAAKNEKGKSIS from the coding sequence ATGCAGCTAACGGTATTCAGCACGGATGATCGCAAGAGTGGATTTAGATTGCAATACATGGAGATCTTCAACTGGGGTACTTTCGACGAGCATGTGTGGAAGATCAACCCGGGTGGGGAAACCTCTCTGCTCACCGGCGCCAATGGCAGTGGCAAGACCACTTTCGTGGATGCGCTGCTGACGCTCATCGTTCCCGAAAAAAAATATCGCTTCTATAACCAGAGTTCGGGTTCTGAAAAGAAAGGAGACCGTACGGAAGAGACCTATATCATGGGTGGCTATGGCACCGTGGCTACTGAAAATGGACAGGGCACCAAAACCCTGTACCTGCGCGAGTCCCGTGAAACTGCCTACAGCGTGCTCCTGGCGCATTTTGCCAATGAAGCCGAACAATATGTTACACTTTTCCAGGTGCGTTATTTCAGTGGCAATGAAATGAAACGCGTGTTCGCTATCGCTCATAAACCATTACATATCGAAGATGATTTCAAGCCCTTCGACTTCAATGGCAACTGGCGAAAGCGTATCGATACACAACATAACAAGGGAAGCCGTAAAATGGTGGAATGGTTCGACAGCGCCAGCCGCTATGCACATCGAATGGTGGATGTACTGGGCATGCAGAGCATCCAGGCGCTCGGGCTCTTCAACCAGACCGTTGGTATCAAAGTGCTGGGTGAACTCAATGGCTTCATCCGCACGCATATGCTGGAACCACGCAATATGGAAGAACAGTTCCAGGAACTGAAGAAACATCTCGGCACCCTGCTGGATGCGCAACGCAATATTGAAAAAGTAGAGGAGCAGATCAGACTGCTGAAGCCTTTACAGAAAAGTTTCCAGGTGTACAAGGACCAGGCAGATGAACTGGTAAGGGCAAAGGAAGAGATTGATATTGCCAGGTTATGGAATATATACACGAAATATAACCTGCTGGATACTGGCATCGCGCTCGGGAAAAAAGAGATCAGGATGCTGCAGGAAAAACTGACAGAAGCCAGGAAAAGCATCAGCGATATGCTGGAGGAAGAAAGACAGTTGCAGAACCAGCTGGATAGTAATAAAGCCGGGCAACGGCTCCTGCAGCTTGAAAAAGACCTGGAAACGCAGGAGAACCAACTCAGGCAAACTGAACTCATGCTTGAAAAATTCAATGATTTCAGCAAGGAGTTGGGGGTCGATGAAACTCCCGTTGATGAAGCTGCCTTTCAACGGATCGTGAAGGAGGCCGAGCGCATCAGTAAGAAGCTTCAGACAGAGATCAGGAACAATGATGAGGACAGGTGGGATGCGAAAGACAGGCTGAAGCGTGCAGAACAGGAAAAGAACCGCATCCAGGAAGAATTCAACATGCTCCAGCAAAGCAAACACAATATTCCAGGTTACCTGGTTACTTTAAGAAAAGACCTTTGCTCAGCGCTTAAACTGGATACCGCCGAGCTTCCTTTTGCCGGAGAACTGATGCAAGTGAGATCGGAAGATCTGGAGTGGCAGCCTGCCCTCGAAAAGTTGCTTCGCGGTCTTGCCACCAGAATGCTGGTGCCTCACAAGCACTACAGGAAAGTGAGTAAATATGTGAATCAGACCAATCTTCGTGCAAAACTGATCTACGAACATGTTCAGGATGTGGCAGTGCCTAAACATCCCGAAGAAGGCGCCATCTTTCACCTTCTTGAATTCCATCCTGATCATCCGCTCAGCAATTGGGTGGCGCAGCATATCATTGTACATATGGATTATTACTGTGCCAATAACGAAAAGGAATTGGAGCGGTATGATAAAGCCATCACTGTATATGGGCTCATCAAGAACCGCTCCAGGCACGAAAAGGACGACCGGCCTCAAAAAAACGACGCCAGCAACTATGTGATGGGATGGAACAATGAGCGCAAACGGGAAGCACTGCAAAACCGGAGACTGCAGTTGCTCAGCGAGATCGAAAAAGCAGGTGAATCCGAACAGCGCGCTGAAGCAAAAAATAAAAAACTGCAAAGACAGGTAAGTGCTGCCGGGCAGATCACAGAGCAAAGCAGGTTCGAACTGTTGAATGTGTCGGCCATTCAAAGGACCATCAAAAAAACACAGGACCAGATAGGTTCCCTGAAAGAGTCCAGTGATCAACTGAAGGTACTTACAAAACAGGTGGATGAATTGCTGAAAAAAAGAACTGCCCTTGAAGCGGAAAGGGATACACTGGTGGGAAAGATCAGTGTGGATCAAACCCGCATCGATGAAATGGACAAAGAACAAGGTAGTCTTGAACCAGTACTGAACCAGCTTACAGCAGAAGATAAGGAAAAGCTATTGCAGTTCCAGCAAAAATACAGCACCGAACTTGCAGAGATCAGTCTTCATAATATTCAGGAACAATTCTTCAGCTTGAAGGAACAGATCGAGGACCGCTCCCATAAGATCGAAGAGCTGGTGAACAAGGAAGGAAGGGATCTTGACCGCTCCATTAACAAGATCAGGAACCCTCCCATGGAGATCCTGCAAAGATTCACTGACTGGGCAGCGGATGTACAACCTTTTTCCAATGAACGTGAGTTTGCCGGAGAATACATTGAGTGGCTCGATAAACTGGAAACAGATAATCTGCCCAGGTACAAAAAGGATTTTGAGCGTTACCTGCACGATACGATGGTATATAAAATGGGTGAGCTGAATGAAGAGCTCAGCAATTGGGAGCAAACAATCAGGCAGAGTGTAGATGTGTTGAACAAGTCGCTCGCAGGGATCAATTTCAACAGGTTGCCAGACACCTATATTCAACTGGGCATCCGGTCTGTGGCTGATTCAACAGTGAAGGAATTCAGGAATATGTTGCTGGAGGCATTGCCACAGGCAGTGAACTGGCAACAGAGTTCATTTGATGATAAAGCGGGCCATTTCAGGAATAAAGTGCAACCCCTCATCAATGTGCTGGATGAAGGTGAATCATACCGCGCACGCGTACTCGATGTGAGGAACTGGTTCGAATTCTGGGCCGACGAGCGTTTCAGGAATACGGATGAGCTGAAAAAAACATACCGGCAGATGGGACAGCTATCCGGTGGTGAAAAAGCACAGCTTACTTATACCATCCTTTGCTCGGCCATCGCCTACCAGTTCGGGATAACGAGAGAAGGTAAGAATGCGCGCAGTCTTCGCTTTATTGCAGTAGATGAAAGCTTCAGCAATCAGGATGAAGAAAAAGCCACTTACCTGATGGAACTTTGTAAACAACTGCATCTGCAATTACTGGTTGTTACCCCCAGCGACAAGATTCAGATTGTAGAAGATTTCATTGCACATGTACACCTTGTTCAGCGTGTGAACAGCAGGAACAGTATTTTGTTCAATATGACAAAAATGGAATTGAAAGAAAAGCAGCGTAAGGCAGCTAAAAATGAAAAAGGAAAATCCATATCTTGA
- a CDS encoding DUF3322 domain-containing protein produces the protein MKKENPYLDQLRKKYVPFLRSVINGEDFIPLKLRGGIGKPVDTRQLHDAIQVFLEFEKKTNIPGWVVQWESWSSKKLGVQQWPSSITIETEEDFTWILGVTEEVSRFRLLVREILTWQPAIQPWLESKPLRTLELSSQWKNLRAVIDYVLNHELSAFYLRSIPVPVHTKFIKQHESVLLSLLRHIAPDRFAAGTDDIGKALGVKSKPLLYPLRWLDHSLAAQYTGGIRTLAVSSEDLQMMNPEVAEVWLVENETNLFLLQQRENAVGIVSMGNALHVLAAVPFFNKARLLYWGDLDEAGFRMLHQFRQMYPSLESILMDDITLQFHQHVVRNIDAGPVKMGLSLTENEYAAYSYLRQIKGRIEQEQLEQAFIQQYLFEKGLSS, from the coding sequence ATGAAAAAGGAAAATCCATATCTTGACCAGCTGAGAAAGAAATATGTTCCTTTTCTCAGGTCTGTGATCAATGGTGAAGATTTCATTCCCCTTAAACTGCGGGGAGGGATTGGTAAGCCGGTTGATACCAGGCAATTGCACGATGCTATCCAGGTGTTTCTTGAATTTGAAAAAAAGACAAATATTCCGGGTTGGGTGGTCCAATGGGAAAGCTGGAGCAGTAAGAAATTAGGAGTGCAGCAATGGCCATCTTCCATCACAATTGAAACAGAAGAAGATTTTACCTGGATTCTCGGAGTAACTGAAGAGGTCAGCAGGTTCAGATTGCTGGTCCGGGAAATTTTGACCTGGCAACCTGCTATCCAACCCTGGCTGGAAAGTAAACCTCTAAGAACACTCGAACTTTCTTCGCAATGGAAAAATTTGCGGGCAGTTATCGATTATGTATTGAATCATGAGCTTTCAGCCTTTTACCTGCGAAGCATCCCTGTTCCGGTTCATACGAAATTTATCAAACAGCATGAAAGTGTTTTGCTTTCCTTACTCCGGCACATTGCTCCGGACAGATTTGCTGCCGGCACTGATGATATCGGGAAAGCACTTGGTGTAAAGTCAAAACCGCTTTTGTATCCGCTTCGCTGGCTTGATCATAGCCTGGCAGCACAATATACCGGAGGGATCAGAACACTGGCAGTTTCTTCAGAAGATCTCCAAATGATGAACCCGGAAGTTGCTGAAGTCTGGTTAGTGGAAAACGAAACAAATTTATTCCTGCTTCAACAAAGGGAAAATGCAGTAGGTATTGTAAGCATGGGTAATGCGCTGCATGTATTGGCTGCTGTTCCTTTCTTCAATAAAGCCAGGCTTCTCTACTGGGGAGATCTGGATGAAGCAGGATTCAGAATGTTGCATCAGTTCAGGCAAATGTATCCTTCATTGGAAAGCATACTTATGGATGATATTACCTTGCAGTTTCATCAGCATGTTGTCAGAAATATTGATGCAGGTCCGGTGAAAATGGGATTAAGTTTGACTGAAAATGAATACGCAGCCTATTCTTATCTGCGTCAGATAAAAGGCAGAATAGAACAGGAGCAATTGGAACAGGCTTTTATACAACAATATCTGTTTGAAAAAGGATTGAGTTCCTAA